In one Leptospira mayottensis 200901116 genomic region, the following are encoded:
- a CDS encoding ParB/RepB/Spo0J family partition protein translates to MSSKSKRLGSLADVFQAEKLEGTIRTIRLDKILPSENQPRQDRKKGVEDLARSLDKDGLLQPIIVTKQNPEDENYKIVAGERRYHAAKQLGWTEVECKILDRDEKETFRLAIIENLQRENLSPYEEVEAMSHLKNSFKYTDQELGTLFGKSRSYMTELLGISNLSKEELNSCKEAGIESKNLLIQAVAASRKGTFPEFLNLFQTGALKTVKDAKSFNREEENLFTPKITSAINPKVSNLNSTEYKITKKQGLIQISSDNEGLLGDIFKLIKKEIRKKFDSI, encoded by the coding sequence ATGAGCTCAAAAAGTAAACGACTCGGCTCTCTCGCAGATGTTTTCCAAGCCGAAAAGTTGGAAGGGACTATTCGTACAATTCGACTCGATAAAATCCTTCCATCGGAAAACCAACCCAGACAAGATCGAAAAAAAGGAGTCGAAGACCTCGCAAGAAGCTTAGACAAGGACGGACTACTCCAACCGATTATTGTCACAAAACAAAATCCGGAAGACGAGAACTATAAAATTGTAGCCGGAGAAAGAAGATACCACGCAGCCAAACAATTAGGCTGGACAGAAGTAGAATGTAAAATTTTAGACCGGGACGAAAAAGAAACCTTTCGACTTGCAATTATAGAAAACCTTCAAAGAGAAAATTTATCCCCCTATGAAGAAGTGGAAGCTATGTCGCACTTAAAAAATAGCTTTAAATATACAGATCAAGAATTAGGGACTCTCTTTGGAAAAAGCAGAAGTTACATGACGGAGCTTCTTGGAATCTCGAATCTAAGTAAAGAAGAACTCAATTCCTGCAAAGAAGCAGGAATTGAAAGCAAAAATTTATTGATTCAAGCAGTTGCGGCTTCTCGAAAAGGGACCTTCCCTGAGTTTTTAAATTTGTTTCAAACAGGTGCACTCAAAACTGTTAAAGATGCAAAATCTTTTAACCGGGAAGAAGAAAACTTATTCACACCTAAAATTACAAGTGCAATAAACCCAAAAGTTTCAAATTTAAATTCAACAGAATATAAGATCACAAAAAAACAAGGCCTAATTCAGATTAGCTCTGATAACGAAGGACTGTTAGGTGATATTTTTAAACTAATCAAAAAAGAAATCCGTAAAAAATTCGATTCCATATGA
- a CDS encoding helix-turn-helix domain-containing protein, whose product MGEHYPYIKFFADIIESGVWANLSSAAKTLYLVLLKFSDQHFKPVWPSTEILLKLTGFKTKKSIIQGKRDLIQAGLLQVTPGTGHTSSRYYFCFNYPGSKIPPQGYIFGYPGDGSLETPEVSERHSRGSGEGTPNHINITITNNQNQEPTKKTYLSLNDLEEKYGSSILSEALSIAKTRGMETNLKYVQGICKNLMKTSNNSTMPEFNQNTKNPHEKDATWRGFLLWSRDRLTRSSIEVLEKIRVEPDGRTLCVLDLVPESLQMIIAKYFTEEISPPILVIFSAKSEENRTTSVKN is encoded by the coding sequence ATGGGCGAGCATTATCCCTATATTAAATTCTTCGCAGATATCATCGAATCAGGTGTCTGGGCCAACTTGTCTTCGGCCGCAAAAACTCTTTATCTCGTACTGCTTAAATTTAGCGACCAGCACTTCAAACCAGTATGGCCTAGTACGGAAATTCTTCTTAAATTAACCGGTTTTAAAACTAAAAAATCAATCATACAGGGAAAAAGAGATCTTATTCAAGCTGGCCTACTTCAAGTGACTCCAGGAACTGGACATACAAGTTCAAGGTACTATTTTTGCTTTAATTACCCCGGTTCCAAAATTCCACCTCAGGGGTATATTTTTGGATACCCTGGAGATGGATCTCTGGAAACCCCAGAGGTGTCCGAAAGGCATTCCCGGGGGTCCGGAGAAGGAACCCCAAACCATATTAATATAACTATAACCAACAATCAAAACCAAGAACCAACAAAGAAAACTTATTTAAGTTTAAATGATTTAGAAGAAAAGTACGGCTCATCGATTTTATCAGAAGCACTTTCAATTGCCAAAACCCGAGGGATGGAAACAAACCTAAAATATGTACAAGGAATCTGTAAAAATCTAATGAAAACCAGCAATAATTCAACCATGCCGGAATTTAATCAAAATACGAAGAACCCTCATGAAAAGGATGCCACTTGGAGGGGTTTTTTACTTTGGTCCAGAGATCGATTAACCCGATCCAGTATTGAGGTATTAGAAAAAATTAGAGTGGAACCAGATGGAAGAACGCTTTGTGTCCTAGACTTAGTTCCCGAGTCCTTGCAGATGATCATAGCA